In Bacilli bacterium, one genomic interval encodes:
- a CDS encoding D-alanyl-D-alanine carboxypeptidase family protein, with product MLPHPAAAAPQKPVVHAEAAALIDVTSGRLLYSLNGEKQMRIASLTKIMTAIVAIEAGDLADKVKVGAKAYGVEGSSVYLKRGEEISLENLLYGLMLRSGNDAAVAIAEHVGGSVDGFVKMMNDKAQEIGMRHTHFANPHGLDAPDHYSTAADLARLAAYALHNATFRNIVKTKLKTVPDPGQPWDRTWINKNKMLSLYEGADGVKTGYTKKAGRCLVSSATRGGQQLAVVTLNDPVDWADHRILLDYGLANYPLREIVAAGQPVKNTGYIAAKSFRYPLRHDEEGALSYRINRHAAQSLSYRLGWRGNVEIRLHGETIGIVPLIPAADTSAAEANAARASVSGRALSAYMRALRMLITFQESE from the coding sequence ATGTTGCCGCATCCGGCCGCCGCCGCGCCCCAAAAACCGGTCGTCCACGCCGAGGCGGCGGCGCTGATCGATGTCACTTCGGGCAGATTGCTCTACAGCCTGAACGGGGAAAAACAAATGCGCATCGCGTCGCTAACGAAAATCATGACAGCCATTGTGGCGATTGAAGCGGGCGATTTGGCGGATAAGGTAAAAGTGGGGGCGAAAGCTTACGGCGTCGAGGGCTCTTCCGTCTATTTAAAGCGCGGCGAGGAAATCAGTCTGGAAAATTTGCTGTACGGCTTGATGCTGCGTTCGGGAAACGATGCGGCTGTCGCGATTGCCGAGCATGTCGGCGGGTCGGTTGACGGATTCGTGAAAATGATGAACGACAAGGCGCAAGAGATCGGGATGCGGCATACCCATTTTGCCAATCCGCACGGATTGGACGCGCCCGATCATTATTCCACCGCCGCCGATTTGGCCAGACTGGCCGCGTATGCGCTCCATAACGCGACCTTTCGCAACATTGTGAAGACGAAGTTGAAAACCGTTCCGGATCCGGGGCAGCCTTGGGACCGCACCTGGATCAACAAAAACAAAATGCTGTCGCTCTATGAAGGAGCGGATGGCGTGAAAACGGGCTACACGAAAAAAGCGGGGCGTTGCCTCGTATCATCCGCGACCAGGGGAGGGCAGCAACTGGCCGTCGTCACGCTCAACGATCCGGTCGATTGGGCGGACCATCGCATATTGCTGGATTACGGGTTGGCCAACTATCCGTTGCGGGAAATCGTCGCGGCGGGGCAGCCGGTCAAAAACACCGGCTACATAGCGGCAAAATCGTTTCGGTATCCGCTGCGCCACGATGAAGAAGGCGCCTTGTCTTACCGGATTAACCGGCATGCGGCCCAATCGTTATCCTATAGGCTGGGATGGCGCGGAAATGTGGAGATCAGGTTGCACGGCGAAACGATCGGGATTGTGCCGCTTATACCCGCCGCCGACACGTCCGCCGCCGAAGCAAATGCGGCGCGCGCATCGGTTAGCGGACGCGCTTTGTCCGCATATATGCGCGCGCTCAGGATGCTGATCACGTTTCAGGAAAGCGAATAA
- a CDS encoding nucleoside recognition domain-containing protein, producing the protein MVNVIWLLFIVIGIVFAAAKGDISLATNAVFEGAKTGVTVSFGLISILVFWLGMMKIAEDAGLLAVIGKMLSPFIRLLFPGVPANHPALGYILSNMSANILGLGNAATPMGIKAMQELQKLNPQKDTASPDMCTLLAINTASITLIPTTLIAIRLNFHSANPTEIVGTTLAATFLSTTAAILLDRWYRRVHGAPQTPKG; encoded by the coding sequence ATGGTCAACGTCATTTGGCTGTTGTTTATCGTGATCGGCATCGTGTTTGCCGCCGCCAAAGGTGACATCAGTCTGGCGACAAACGCCGTTTTCGAAGGCGCGAAGACGGGTGTTACGGTGAGCTTCGGCTTGATCAGCATTTTGGTGTTTTGGCTCGGGATGATGAAAATCGCCGAAGATGCCGGACTGTTGGCCGTTATCGGCAAAATGCTGAGCCCCTTCATCCGCCTCTTGTTCCCCGGCGTTCCCGCAAACCATCCGGCGTTGGGCTATATTTTGTCGAATATGAGCGCGAATATTCTGGGGCTGGGCAACGCCGCCACGCCGATGGGCATCAAGGCGATGCAGGAGTTGCAAAAACTGAATCCGCAAAAAGACACGGCAAGCCCCGACATGTGCACGCTTTTGGCGATCAATACGGCGAGCATTACGCTGATTCCGACAACGCTCATCGCGATTCGCCTGAATTTTCATTCGGCGAATCCGACGGAGATTGTCGGCACCACGCTTGCGGCCACATTCCTGTCCACGACGGCGGCGATTTTGCTCGACAGGTGGTACAGGCGTGTGCACGGAGCGCCGCAAACACCGAAGGGGTGA
- a CDS encoding spore maturation protein, protein MLSVITAISAWAIPVVLVFIPLYAAAKKVPVYESFVDGAKDGFDTAVRIIPHLVGMMVAISVFRASGAMEWLIGLFRPFLENWGVPGEVLPLAVLRPITGAGSLAFTADLIKQFGPDSMIGRMASTIQGSTDTTLYVLTVYFGAVGIRKTRYALKVGLLSDLVGFISAVAVCLLAFS, encoded by the coding sequence TTGCTGTCCGTCATTACGGCGATTTCGGCATGGGCAATTCCGGTTGTTTTGGTGTTTATTCCTTTATATGCGGCCGCGAAAAAAGTACCCGTTTACGAGTCGTTTGTCGACGGCGCCAAAGACGGTTTCGACACGGCCGTCCGCATTATCCCGCATTTGGTCGGCATGATGGTCGCAATCAGCGTGTTCCGCGCTTCCGGCGCCATGGAATGGCTGATCGGGCTGTTCCGGCCGTTTCTGGAAAATTGGGGCGTGCCCGGGGAAGTGCTGCCGCTTGCCGTGCTTCGCCCGATCACCGGCGCGGGCAGTTTGGCGTTCACCGCCGATTTGATCAAACAATTCGGGCCGGACTCCATGATCGGGCGCATGGCCTCGACAATCCAGGGAAGCACGGACACAACCCTCTATGTGCTGACGGTTTATTTTGGCGCCGTCGGCATCCGCAAAACCCGCTACGCTTTGAAAGTCGGCCTCCTCTCCGATCTGGTCGGCTTTATCTCCGCTGTCGCCGTATGCCTGCTCGCGTTCTCCTGA
- a CDS encoding pseudouridine synthase, with protein sequence MERLQKVMAQAGIASRRKCEEMITAGRVTVNGETVTALGSKVDPAADEIRVDGRLLDKEKFVYYMFHKPKGVITSMSDPQGRKTVSDYIRGVKERVFPVGRLDYDTEGLLLLTNDGELANRLLHPSRHVKKTYIATVEGIPHGDKLEKLANGIKLQDGMTKPAEVEYRDVNLEKNQATIIISITEGRNRQVRRMFEAIGHPVRLLKRVGFGPLLLEGVPRGKYRKLTPEEIAGLQQAEDSLLP encoded by the coding sequence ATGGAACGATTGCAAAAAGTGATGGCGCAAGCGGGGATCGCCTCCCGCCGCAAGTGCGAGGAAATGATCACAGCCGGCAGGGTTACGGTAAACGGCGAAACGGTCACGGCGCTTGGCAGCAAAGTCGATCCGGCCGCGGATGAAATCAGGGTCGACGGCAGGCTGCTCGATAAAGAAAAATTTGTATACTACATGTTTCACAAGCCCAAAGGCGTGATCACCAGCATGTCCGACCCGCAAGGGCGAAAAACCGTATCCGACTATATCCGGGGCGTGAAGGAACGGGTGTTTCCCGTCGGGCGGCTCGATTACGACACCGAGGGCCTGTTGCTTTTGACGAACGATGGCGAATTGGCGAACCGCCTGTTGCACCCGAGCCGTCACGTCAAAAAAACATATATCGCGACGGTCGAGGGCATTCCCCACGGGGACAAGCTGGAGAAATTGGCGAACGGCATCAAGTTGCAGGACGGCATGACCAAGCCCGCCGAAGTTGAATATCGCGACGTAAATCTGGAAAAAAACCAAGCGACGATCATCATCTCCATAACGGAAGGGCGCAATCGCCAGGTACGGCGCATGTTTGAAGCGATCGGACACCCGGTCAGGCTGTTGAAGCGCGTCGGATTCGGGCCGCTGCTATTGGAAGGCGTGCCGCGCGGCAAATACCGGAAACTCACGCCGGAAGAAATAGCCGGCTTGCAGCAAGCGGAAGATTCCCTGTTGCCCTGA
- a CDS encoding redoxin domain-containing protein codes for MNRNKAVQIIILLAVLAVGGITIASGAFSANSSVPKAGDMAPEFTLAGLDGADHSLSDYRGKAVMINFWGSFCPPCVREMPAIQKQYEKTAGADFTVLGINLDESVVTVKSFINQHGVTFPILLDKDTVRERYGVTAFPTTFFLDKKGKIMVRHEGEMSEDFIKATLAKLLAD; via the coding sequence ATGAATCGGAACAAGGCGGTGCAAATCATCATATTGCTCGCGGTTTTGGCGGTAGGCGGGATCACGATCGCAAGCGGCGCGTTTTCCGCCAACAGTTCGGTTCCGAAAGCGGGCGATATGGCGCCCGAGTTCACGTTGGCGGGTCTGGACGGAGCGGATCACAGCCTCTCCGATTACCGCGGCAAAGCGGTCATGATCAATTTTTGGGGAAGCTTTTGCCCACCGTGCGTAAGAGAAATGCCGGCCATTCAAAAACAATATGAAAAAACAGCCGGCGCCGATTTTACGGTGTTGGGCATCAACCTGGATGAAAGCGTCGTTACGGTGAAGAGCTTTATCAATCAGCACGGCGTCACGTTTCCGATCTTGCTCGATAAAGATACCGTGCGCGAGCGGTATGGCGTCACCGCGTTCCCGACGACATTTTTCCTTGACAAAAAAGGCAAAATTATGGTCCGCCATGAGGGTGAAATGAGCGAGGATTTTATCAAAGCCACGTTGGCGAAATTATTGGCGGACTAA
- a CDS encoding cytochrome c biogenesis protein ResB has translation MVFENTKCECGHQNPAGTVLCESCGKPLQEHAGQKLLEMRYDGVARRSQKANPNIIDRIWNFFSSVRNAVIIIVITLVGASLGTVYPQENTFIHFDPSVYYKETYGTLGEIYYLLGLSHTYTSWWFKTLLVMLGASLVICSLDRVVPLYRALNKQKIRKHREFIQRQRVTYMGPIPAGVSDRAWVEKFAEILRKKRFRVRMDGSALLAEKNRFSRWGPYINHCGLIIFLLAVLLRGVPGWYMDEYVNVLEGDTVPIPGTPYFVQNKQFTAEYYSAAELPEKFRDEQRYVPKLFRTEAVLYKCTANCGDPAKKPVLTKVKEGDIEVNHPLSYKGMKLYQIDFSQTPQIVSIDTFLTDQTTGKSYGPFTLSMKNPQESYDVGPYHLELKSYFPDFAINEQKKPYTKSNNPNAPAFVFLVTGPGIAQTGEIYIYFPLPQDQERFSQDKLNGDFGKKIAIDAKSMDDVRIALYTSLLNAHVERAIPYIFSGAIIFIIGVAMGVYWQHRRVWLTVEDGALLLGAHTNKNWIGLRREVAAMLGKSGIAVKPKQLENGGEQR, from the coding sequence GTGGTCTTCGAAAATACTAAATGCGAATGCGGGCATCAAAATCCTGCGGGAACCGTGCTTTGCGAAAGTTGCGGCAAACCGTTGCAGGAGCATGCCGGGCAAAAACTGCTGGAAATGCGTTATGACGGAGTGGCGCGCCGTTCGCAAAAAGCGAATCCGAACATCATCGACCGTATCTGGAATTTCTTTTCATCGGTTCGAAACGCCGTCATCATCATTGTCATTACGCTGGTCGGCGCTTCGCTGGGGACGGTTTATCCGCAGGAAAACACATTTATTCATTTTGATCCGTCCGTTTACTACAAAGAAACATATGGCACGCTTGGCGAAATCTATTATTTGCTCGGACTTTCGCACACGTATACTTCCTGGTGGTTCAAGACGCTCTTGGTGATGCTCGGAGCGTCGCTTGTAATTTGCAGCCTCGATCGCGTGGTGCCTTTGTACCGCGCGCTCAACAAGCAAAAAATCCGGAAGCATCGTGAATTTATCCAGCGGCAGCGCGTGACGTATATGGGGCCGATTCCCGCCGGGGTGAGCGACCGGGCCTGGGTGGAAAAGTTCGCGGAAATATTGCGGAAAAAGCGTTTCCGCGTGCGCATGGACGGCTCCGCGCTGTTGGCCGAAAAAAACCGGTTCAGCCGTTGGGGGCCGTACATCAACCATTGCGGGCTGATCATCTTTTTGCTCGCGGTATTGCTGCGCGGCGTGCCCGGCTGGTACATGGATGAGTACGTCAATGTGTTGGAAGGCGATACCGTTCCGATTCCGGGAACGCCTTATTTTGTGCAAAACAAGCAGTTTACGGCAGAATATTATTCCGCTGCGGAACTGCCCGAGAAATTCCGCGATGAACAGCGCTATGTGCCGAAGTTGTTTCGCACGGAGGCGGTGTTGTACAAATGTACGGCAAACTGCGGCGATCCGGCAAAGAAACCGGTGCTGACCAAAGTCAAAGAAGGCGATATCGAGGTTAACCACCCGTTGAGCTATAAAGGGATGAAGCTGTACCAGATTGATTTCAGCCAAACGCCGCAAATTGTCAGCATCGATACTTTTTTAACCGACCAAACGACCGGGAAATCGTACGGCCCGTTTACGCTTTCGATGAAAAATCCGCAGGAAAGCTACGATGTCGGGCCCTATCATTTGGAACTGAAAAGTTATTTTCCCGATTTCGCGATAAACGAACAAAAAAAGCCCTATACGAAGTCGAACAATCCGAATGCTCCGGCGTTTGTGTTTCTGGTGACCGGACCCGGCATCGCGCAAACGGGCGAAATCTATATTTATTTTCCGTTGCCGCAAGATCAAGAGCGCTTCAGCCAGGACAAGCTGAACGGCGATTTCGGCAAAAAAATCGCCATAGACGCCAAATCGATGGACGATGTGCGGATCGCGTTGTACACGAGTTTGCTAAACGCGCATGTGGAACGGGCGATTCCTTACATTTTTAGCGGCGCGATCATTTTCATAATCGGCGTGGCGATGGGAGTATATTGGCAGCACAGACGCGTCTGGCTTACCGTAGAAGACGGCGCTTTGCTGCTCGGGGCACATACGAATAAAAACTGGATCGGGTTAAGAAGAGAGGTTGCCGCGATGCTCGGCAAATCGGGCATCGCCGTGAAGCCGAAACAGTTGGAAAACGGAGGCGAACAACGTTGA
- the ccsA gene encoding cytochrome c biogenesis protein CcsA, with protein sequence MNWLAFSSQALLIAFVMYCLAFISFVIAIAGSRFNNREPEKHRKRWGNFAFFLIVVGFAAQVVYFFARWAGGGHVPTSNMFEFMTFLGMMIMAAFIVIYLFYRAPLLGVFAAPVGIIILAYAAVFPKEVQPLIPALQSYWLYIHVTTAALGEAFFAVGFAAGLMYLLCTVNYRDSGKIARRERFWLEMSLFVILIVVGFIADIFGFRAAGYEAEFVQQVVTVDQNGQPQTVEQKVEYTLPALVKPYNSEKTHMDAFLGMNDALFAAPGWMKGVNAGRKLNTILWAIITGALLYALLRLVLRKPVGASFGGIMNGIDPDDLDEICYRAIAIGFPIYTLGALVFAMIWAQEAWGRFWGFDPKETWALITWLFYTLFLHLRLSRGWQGKKSSWLAVIGFIVVMFTLIGVNLIIAGLHSYAGV encoded by the coding sequence TTGAATTGGTTGGCATTTAGCAGCCAGGCGCTGCTCATCGCATTTGTAATGTATTGTCTGGCATTCATTTCGTTTGTCATTGCCATTGCCGGAAGCCGCTTCAACAACCGCGAGCCGGAAAAACACCGCAAGCGTTGGGGGAATTTCGCATTTTTTCTTATTGTTGTCGGTTTTGCGGCGCAGGTCGTTTATTTCTTCGCCCGTTGGGCAGGCGGGGGACACGTGCCGACCAGCAACATGTTTGAGTTTATGACTTTTCTTGGCATGATGATTATGGCGGCGTTTATTGTCATTTACCTGTTTTACCGCGCGCCGTTGTTGGGAGTGTTTGCGGCGCCGGTCGGCATCATCATTTTGGCTTACGCGGCGGTATTTCCGAAAGAAGTGCAGCCGCTTATTCCCGCTCTGCAAAGCTATTGGCTCTATATTCATGTGACGACCGCCGCGTTGGGAGAAGCTTTTTTCGCCGTCGGTTTCGCCGCCGGCCTGATGTATTTGCTGTGCACGGTCAATTATCGGGACAGCGGCAAAATTGCGCGCCGCGAGCGCTTTTGGTTGGAAATGTCGTTGTTTGTCATCCTTATCGTGGTCGGCTTTATCGCAGATATTTTCGGTTTTCGGGCCGCCGGCTACGAAGCGGAATTCGTGCAGCAAGTGGTTACGGTTGACCAGAACGGACAACCCCAAACGGTCGAGCAAAAAGTCGAATATACACTGCCTGCGCTCGTCAAGCCGTATAACAGCGAAAAAACGCACATGGACGCCTTCCTGGGGATGAATGACGCGCTGTTTGCCGCGCCGGGCTGGATGAAAGGCGTCAATGCCGGACGCAAACTGAATACGATTCTGTGGGCAATCATCACCGGAGCGCTTTTGTACGCCTTGCTTCGCCTTGTTTTGCGCAAGCCGGTCGGAGCGTCGTTTGGCGGCATCATGAACGGGATCGACCCCGATGACCTCGATGAAATCTGCTATCGGGCGATCGCCATCGGCTTTCCCATTTATACGTTGGGCGCGCTGGTCTTTGCCATGATATGGGCGCAAGAAGCGTGGGGCAGGTTTTGGGGCTTTGATCCGAAAGAAACATGGGCGCTTATCACCTGGTTGTTTTACACGTTGTTTTTGCATTTGCGCCTGTCCCGCGGGTGGCAGGGAAAAAAATCATCCTGGCTTGCGGTCATCGGGTTTATTGTCGTCATGTTTACGCTGATTGGCGTTAATCTGATTATCGCCGGACTTCATTCGTATGCCGGTGTGTAA
- a CDS encoding response regulator transcription factor produces the protein MDEKLKRILVVDDEERIRRLLRMYLEKEGFQIDEAEDGETALRKAIAEDFALILLDLMLPGMDGMEVCTRLRQVKATPVIMLTAKGEEANRVHGFEAGTDDYVVKPFSPREVIYRVKAILRRSSATAFLSRQDGSSNVIVFPHLTIEHDAHRVTVAGQEVSLTPKEYELLHYLASSPDKVFSREDLLKDVWNYEFFGDLRTVDTHVKRLREKLNKVSAEAAAMITTVWGVGYKLEVPK, from the coding sequence ATGGACGAAAAATTGAAGCGCATTCTGGTTGTGGACGATGAAGAAAGGATTCGCCGTTTGCTGCGCATGTATCTGGAGAAGGAAGGGTTCCAGATCGATGAAGCGGAAGACGGCGAAACGGCGCTGCGCAAGGCGATAGCCGAGGATTTTGCGTTGATTTTGCTTGATTTGATGTTGCCGGGTATGGACGGCATGGAAGTATGCACAAGGCTGCGCCAGGTCAAAGCAACGCCGGTCATCATGTTGACCGCAAAAGGGGAAGAAGCAAACCGGGTGCATGGCTTTGAAGCGGGCACCGACGATTACGTTGTCAAGCCGTTCAGCCCGCGGGAAGTCATATACCGGGTCAAGGCGATTTTGCGCCGGTCCTCGGCTACGGCTTTTCTTTCCCGCCAGGATGGTTCGAGCAACGTGATCGTATTTCCGCACCTGACGATTGAACATGATGCGCACCGGGTTACGGTCGCGGGACAGGAAGTCAGCCTGACGCCGAAAGAATATGAATTGTTGCATTACCTGGCTTCCTCGCCCGATAAAGTGTTTTCCCGGGAAGATTTGCTGAAGGACGTATGGAATTATGAATTTTTCGGCGATTTGCGCACTGTGGACACGCATGTGAAGCGGTTGCGCGAAAAGTTGAATAAAGTTTCCGCCGAGGCCGCGGCGATGATCACGACTGTATGGGGCGTCGGCTACAAGCTCGAGGTGCCGAAATAA
- a CDS encoding ATP-binding protein, translated as MAIWRSVVGKLWLTIIALVALVLIILGSFLLEYIDMTFSNADQIKRLFIYVGIIGFFLTTFFAFFLSTRITRPLVQMKEAADMISMGRYGIRVPVSSQDEIGELAKTLNHMATKLQATVHDLSMEKEHLAGILRSMTDAVITFSVEGNVILANPQGQKILRDWHSLLWEQEASPDEQLGQVPAPLRVPFETAVTHSRDTISKVNVLNGVWSVAMTPLYSGGPIHGAVAVLRDVTEEHRLEKLRKDFVANVSHELRTPISMLQGYSEALLDDIAATPEERNELVQVIYDESLRMGRLVKDLLDLARMEAGHLELNFGKVDLRVLLSRVNRKFSVMCKEKGIRLELAVADGEFVCQHADEDRLEQVLTNLLDNAVRHTPSGKAITIRLKPDTLHHAEAILLEIADEGQGIPAQDVPYVFERFYKADKARTRGNSSGGTGLGLAIVKNIVEAHQGQVSVTSTEHVGTTFSVKIPVKEQRKGK; from the coding sequence GTGGCGATCTGGCGAAGTGTTGTAGGCAAACTGTGGCTGACGATCATTGCGCTGGTGGCGCTGGTTTTGATCATATTGGGCAGCTTTCTGTTGGAATACATCGATATGACGTTTTCCAACGCGGACCAAATCAAAAGGCTGTTTATTTATGTGGGGATTATCGGTTTTTTTCTGACTACCTTTTTTGCCTTTTTTTTATCAACCCGCATCACGCGTCCGCTTGTGCAAATGAAAGAAGCGGCGGATATGATCTCAATGGGGCGATATGGCATTCGGGTGCCGGTTTCCTCGCAGGATGAAATCGGCGAATTGGCCAAGACGCTGAACCATATGGCCACGAAACTGCAGGCCACCGTCCATGACCTCAGCATGGAAAAAGAACATTTGGCCGGGATTTTGCGCAGCATGACGGACGCCGTCATTACATTCAGCGTCGAGGGAAACGTGATTTTGGCCAACCCGCAGGGACAAAAAATACTGCGCGATTGGCATTCGCTGTTATGGGAGCAGGAGGCGTCGCCGGATGAGCAGTTGGGACAAGTGCCGGCGCCGTTAAGAGTTCCGTTCGAGACGGCGGTTACACACTCGCGGGATACAATAAGCAAGGTCAATGTGCTGAACGGCGTTTGGTCGGTGGCCATGACGCCGCTATACTCCGGCGGTCCGATTCACGGCGCCGTCGCGGTGTTGCGGGATGTCACCGAAGAGCATCGGTTGGAGAAACTGCGCAAAGATTTTGTGGCCAACGTTTCGCACGAACTGCGCACGCCGATTTCCATGCTGCAGGGATACAGCGAAGCGCTGCTTGACGATATTGCCGCCACTCCCGAGGAACGCAACGAACTGGTTCAAGTCATTTACGACGAGTCTTTGCGCATGGGGCGTCTGGTCAAGGATTTGCTGGACCTGGCGCGCATGGAAGCCGGGCATCTGGAACTAAATTTCGGCAAGGTGGATTTGCGCGTCCTCTTGTCCCGCGTGAACCGGAAATTCAGCGTGATGTGCAAAGAGAAAGGAATCCGTTTGGAGCTTGCCGTAGCGGACGGCGAATTCGTTTGCCAGCATGCCGATGAAGACAGGCTGGAGCAAGTTTTGACCAATCTGCTGGATAATGCCGTGCGCCATACGCCGTCCGGCAAGGCGATCACGATCCGCTTGAAGCCGGATACGCTCCATCACGCGGAAGCGATCTTGCTGGAAATTGCCGATGAAGGGCAGGGCATTCCCGCACAGGATGTGCCTTACGTGTTTGAGCGGTTCTATAAAGCGGACAAAGCGCGGACGCGGGGGAATTCGTCCGGAGGCACCGGATTGGGGCTTGCGATCGTCAAAAATATTGTGGAAGCGCATCAAGGGCAAGTAAGCGTAACGAGTACGGAACATGTCGGAACGACCTTTTCGGTCAAAATTCCGGTCAAAGAGCAGCGCAAGGGCAAATAG
- the serA gene encoding phosphoglycerate dehydrogenase, giving the protein MFKVLVSDPISDMGIQQLTDAPDVTVEKKTGLSEEQLIEIIGDYDALLVRSQTKVTAKIMDAAAKLKVIGRAGVGVDNIDLQAATEKGIIVINAPDGNTVSTCEHAFAMLMAVSRHIPQAYRKTCEGVWDRKSFVGVELRNKTLGIIGMGRIGSEVAKRAKAFGMDVIGFDPYLSEERAEKLGVKLSSVDEICAKADFITLHTPLTNETRNMIDKPQFAIMKKGVRIINCARGGLVNEKSLVEAIDAGIVAGAAFDVFEQEPPAADHPFLHHPKIIVTPHLGASTVEAQENVAVDVSEEVLHILRDEPFKNAVNIPPVAPNVLKKLQPYFTLAEKMGALLAQVIDGPVQEVHISTSGELADTDVAPLTRYVVKGVLSPAYGSEVNIVSAMHLAKSRDVRIVEQKTSSSKGFTNLITVSVKTNKEERSVSGTLLNGYGARIVQIDQYPVDVVPEGNLLLVSHHDKPGIVGKIGTALGNNDVNIATMQVGRKIVGGAAVMVLTIDKAAPLELLRNLAQSAAEIVKIKQVAL; this is encoded by the coding sequence ATGTTCAAAGTTCTTGTATCGGACCCGATCAGCGACATGGGGATCCAGCAGTTGACCGACGCGCCGGATGTTACGGTAGAGAAAAAGACCGGCTTGTCCGAAGAGCAGTTGATCGAGATTATCGGCGATTACGACGCGCTGCTTGTCCGCAGCCAAACAAAAGTAACCGCAAAAATTATGGATGCCGCCGCCAAGCTGAAAGTAATCGGCCGCGCCGGCGTCGGCGTCGACAATATCGACCTGCAGGCCGCCACGGAAAAAGGCATCATCGTCATCAATGCGCCTGACGGCAATACGGTTTCGACTTGCGAGCACGCTTTCGCGATGTTGATGGCCGTATCCCGCCATATTCCGCAAGCTTACCGCAAGACGTGCGAAGGCGTGTGGGACCGCAAATCGTTCGTGGGCGTGGAGCTGCGCAACAAAACGCTGGGCATTATCGGCATGGGACGAATCGGCAGCGAGGTGGCCAAACGCGCCAAAGCGTTCGGGATGGATGTAATCGGGTTTGACCCGTATTTGAGCGAGGAACGCGCCGAAAAGCTGGGCGTCAAACTGAGTTCCGTCGACGAAATTTGCGCCAAGGCGGATTTCATTACCCTGCATACGCCTTTAACGAATGAAACCCGCAACATGATCGACAAGCCGCAATTTGCCATCATGAAAAAAGGCGTGCGGATTATCAACTGCGCAAGAGGCGGCCTCGTCAACGAAAAGTCGCTCGTGGAAGCAATCGACGCGGGCATTGTGGCCGGCGCCGCTTTTGACGTATTTGAGCAGGAACCGCCGGCAGCGGACCATCCGTTTTTGCACCATCCCAAGATCATCGTCACGCCCCATTTGGGCGCTTCCACGGTGGAGGCGCAGGAAAACGTCGCCGTCGACGTTTCCGAAGAAGTGCTGCATATTTTGCGGGATGAGCCGTTTAAAAACGCGGTGAACATTCCGCCCGTGGCGCCGAACGTATTGAAAAAGCTGCAGCCGTATTTTACGCTTGCCGAGAAAATGGGCGCGTTGCTGGCGCAAGTTATCGACGGCCCCGTGCAGGAGGTGCATATCAGCACTTCCGGCGAGTTGGCGGATACGGACGTTGCGCCGCTCACCCGATATGTGGTCAAAGGCGTTTTGTCGCCGGCCTACGGCTCGGAAGTCAATATTGTGAGCGCCATGCATCTGGCTAAATCCCGCGATGTCCGCATTGTCGAGCAAAAGACTTCGTCTTCCAAAGGCTTTACCAATCTGATTACCGTCTCGGTAAAAACGAACAAAGAGGAGCGCTCCGTTTCCGGCACGCTGTTGAACGGCTACGGCGCGCGCATCGTGCAAATCGACCAATACCCCGTCGATGTTGTGCCGGAAGGCAACCTGCTGCTCGTATCCCATCACGACAAGCCCGGTATCGTCGGCAAAATCGGAACGGCGCTGGGCAACAACGACGTCAATATTGCGACGATGCAAGTTGGCCGGAAAATTGTCGGCGGCGCCGCCGTCATGGTGCTGACGATTGACAAGGCCGCTCCCCTGGAGCTGCTGCGCAACCTTGCCCAATCGGCGGCGGAAATTGTCAAAATCAAGCAAGTCGCGCTGTAA
- a CDS encoding inorganic diphosphatase: protein MSNLIVDAFIEIPTGSQNKYEFDKEKKAFVLDRVLYSPMHYPTEYGYLENTLALDGDPLDILVLTTFPTFPGCVIESRVIGVLIMSDDKGQDEKLLAVPVHDPRWREVNSLKDIPQHKLKEIAHFFQVYKDLENKKTIIEGWKDAAFAQQLYDDCVKRYNDTVNNR from the coding sequence ATGTCCAACCTGATAGTTGACGCTTTTATCGAAATTCCGACAGGCAGCCAAAACAAATACGAATTCGATAAAGAGAAAAAAGCGTTTGTGCTTGACCGTGTCCTGTATTCGCCGATGCATTATCCGACGGAATATGGATATCTGGAAAATACGCTGGCGCTGGACGGCGACCCGCTTGACATTCTGGTGCTGACCACCTTCCCGACGTTCCCGGGCTGCGTGATCGAATCCCGCGTGATCGGCGTGCTGATCATGTCCGACGATAAAGGCCAGGACGAGAAGCTGCTGGCGGTGCCGGTGCATGATCCGCGTTGGCGGGAAGTCAATTCCCTAAAAGACATCCCGCAGCACAAGCTGAAAGAGATCGCCCACTTTTTCCAGGTCTATAAAGATCTTGAAAACAAGAAGACGATCATCGAAGGCTGGAAAGACGCGGCGTTCGCGCAACAGCTTTATGACGATTGCGTAAAGCGCTATAACGATACGGTTAACAATCGTTAA